A genomic window from Alphaproteobacteria bacterium includes:
- a CDS encoding type IV secretion protein DotH: protein MICPGKAEKYRFCVAAGQPGPVKGRARTWRVANLLNALHNKGYNRKIRLIRRATAPCQPRGGPGETGPGEGLCMRSLPMFPALLMLCAFLALMPRMAGAQEGGIDLPAPPQSGEITSDPDLLMMEASEAAAAAEMDAEQERAKEKHNDLSYERATMSTLPLSPEQVRAFMRRLETTQEAAVPPTTGAPKGEVKVQTVSLDPGVDPPVVNVAAGYVTTIAMLDSTGEPWPILDVGVGGNFEVSPTAAGTHVVRITPLTRFGDGNISVLLKEFKTPIIFRLVAGGPKVHLRFDARIPMIGPNGKAPLISRPRLSAGDALIMAFLDNAPPRDAKRLKVGGMDTRTMAWSMGEKVFVRTPLTLLSPAWNASVASSDGMTVYEIGDAPVLLLSDNGAMVRARLAREEE, encoded by the coding sequence ATGATTTGCCCGGGCAAGGCTGAAAAGTACCGGTTTTGTGTGGCTGCGGGGCAACCGGGCCCGGTCAAGGGCCGTGCCCGCACATGGCGGGTCGCCAATTTGCTTAACGCCCTGCATAATAAAGGTTATAACCGGAAAATAAGGTTGATTCGGCGCGCCACGGCGCCGTGCCAGCCGCGCGGCGGTCCCGGCGAAACGGGGCCCGGTGAAGGATTGTGTATGCGCTCGTTGCCCATGTTCCCAGCCCTGCTGATGCTGTGCGCCTTTCTGGCGCTTATGCCGCGCATGGCCGGCGCACAGGAAGGCGGCATTGATCTGCCTGCGCCGCCGCAATCCGGCGAAATTACATCCGATCCCGATCTTTTGATGATGGAAGCCAGCGAAGCGGCTGCGGCGGCGGAGATGGATGCCGAGCAGGAGCGTGCCAAAGAAAAGCACAATGATTTATCCTACGAGCGCGCGACCATGAGCACGCTGCCGCTTTCGCCCGAACAGGTGCGCGCCTTCATGCGCCGCCTTGAAACCACGCAGGAAGCGGCGGTGCCGCCCACGACCGGTGCGCCGAAGGGCGAGGTGAAGGTCCAGACCGTTTCGCTTGATCCCGGCGTCGATCCGCCGGTCGTCAACGTGGCGGCCGGTTATGTCACCACGATCGCGATGCTGGATTCGACCGGCGAACCGTGGCCGATCCTCGATGTCGGCGTCGGCGGCAACTTTGAAGTGTCGCCCACCGCCGCGGGCACGCATGTTGTCCGCATCACGCCGCTGACCCGTTTTGGCGATGGCAATATCTCGGTCCTGCTCAAGGAATTCAAGACCCCGATCATCTTCCGCCTCGTCGCCGGCGGGCCGAAGGTGCATCTGCGTTTCGATGCCCGCATACCGATGATAGGGCCCAACGGCAAGGCCCCGCTGATCAGCCGCCCGCGCCTGAGCGCCGGCGACGCCCTGATCATGGCGTTTCTCGATAACGCGCCGCCGCGCGATGCCAAGCGCCTGAAGGTTGGCGGCATGGATACGCGCACCATGGCATGGTCGATGGGGGAAAAGGTTTTCGTGCGCACGCCGCTGACCTTGCTGTCGCCCGCCTGGAATGCCAGTGTTGCTTCATCGGACGGGATGACGGTTTACGAAATAGGTGATGCGCCCGTGCTGCTTTTGTCGGATAACGGCGCGATGGTGCGGGCACGCCTTGCGCGGGAAGAAGAATGA
- a CDS encoding glycosyltransferase, with amino-acid sequence MLILHIMASKGNGGAETYFADLVLHLHRDGVEQAVVCSERHQCFPVLRAAGVKIYPGPLRWPLAFLQRAAIRRLVLQLRPAIVHSWMRRGAALAPRVPGMALIGWFGGYYDVKYFRACTHFIGVTADIAAHIKRGLGKLGIPENRASLQTTFANIVDGGASAEAMPIIPAGAKVLLALSRLHPKKGLDTLLQALRDLPDCHAWLAGDGPLEAELKAQAQKLGVAGRAHFLGWRNDRGALIRAADIVVMPSRYEPFGTVVLEGWAAGKPVIAARATGPAATISDGEDGLLVPVDDATALAGAVRRVLDEPGLAEKLVASAARKHGEVYSPAASTARMIALYRAISHDMNV; translated from the coding sequence ATGCTGATTCTCCATATCATGGCCAGCAAGGGCAACGGCGGGGCCGAAACCTATTTCGCCGATCTTGTCCTGCACTTGCACCGCGACGGGGTGGAACAGGCCGTTGTGTGCAGCGAACGACACCAATGTTTTCCCGTGTTGCGGGCCGCGGGGGTAAAAATTTATCCCGGTCCGCTGCGCTGGCCGCTGGCTTTTTTGCAGCGCGCCGCTATTCGCCGGCTCGTGCTGCAGCTACGCCCGGCCATTGTGCATAGCTGGATGCGCCGCGGCGCTGCGTTGGCGCCGCGCGTGCCGGGCATGGCGCTGATCGGCTGGTTTGGCGGTTATTACGATGTAAAATATTTCAGAGCCTGCACGCATTTCATCGGCGTTACCGCCGATATCGCCGCGCATATAAAGCGGGGTCTTGGAAAGCTCGGTATTCCGGAAAACCGGGCATCGCTGCAAACGACCTTCGCAAACATCGTTGATGGCGGCGCTTCCGCCGAAGCCATGCCGATTATTCCCGCCGGCGCCAAAGTGTTGCTGGCGCTTTCGCGGCTGCATCCCAAGAAAGGGCTCGATACGCTGTTGCAGGCCTTGCGCGATCTGCCCGATTGCCACGCGTGGCTGGCGGGGGACGGGCCGCTTGAAGCCGAGCTGAAGGCGCAAGCGCAGAAGCTCGGCGTTGCCGGGCGTGCGCATTTTCTCGGTTGGCGCAACGATCGCGGCGCGCTCATTCGCGCTGCCGATATCGTCGTGATGCCTTCGCGCTACGAACCGTTCGGCACCGTGGTGCTTGAAGGGTGGGCGGCGGGCAAACCGGTGATCGCGGCCCGCGCGACAGGGCCCGCGGCGACAATCAGCGATGGTGAGGATGGCTTGCTGGTCCCGGTCGATGATGCGACGGCGCTGGCAGGCGCGGTGCGCCGCGTGCTGGACGAGCCGGGCCTTGCGGAAAAGCTTGTCGCCAGCGCGGCGCGCAAACACGGGGAAGTTTATTCCCCCGCCGCCAGCACGGCGCGCATGATCGCGCTTTACCGCGCCATAAGCCATGATATGAATGTGTAG
- a CDS encoding type IV secretion protein IcmB, which yields MLNFLDELFAAGLLAVRQPVEAFIQLETADDERTLVTADGSLMTLVRVHGAKQIIGDSEYQWIVDQASVKLGARFDRPGHAMQFYFLRDPGAVWHELDRNMKPNRQAAKAVQLDLDDLLGERRRNLARFLAHEDIYLALWTRPTAVPAADMKKAFEERGKKKWVKATQAQHPHAALEPLRVRHKSYVSASLAAFEDVGIKVGAMEVHEALAAIRTSIYPQLRNDQWRANLPGDPLMPRLPKKSRDFSDVLWPPLRQQLSTGDAKIISPTVARIGDTLWGALDLTLAPAEPSPFTQLLARLIDSDTPFRMSFLIEGGGMQGEGFKKFISSVLAFSSDVNKSIKRSLDALQHLSQSEPIVKLRISFATFAPAGEERLIETRLASLTQAVESWGYCQASSAGGDPLECVMSSALGVACASTAPTAIAPLREVVKLLPWQRACSPFDEGSVLFRTADGRTWPYQMGTTLTTTWFDLIFAQPGAGKSVLMNALNLGTCLSAGIARLPFIAVLDIGPSSSGLISLLRDALPPERRYEAMHFKLRMTPEYSVNPFDTQLGCRYPMPDERSYLGELLVLLCTPPGQEQPYDGMTQLVGFVVDEMYRWRDDSGANTEARPYLARVEADVDEAIQKHDLRLPPEPYWWEVVDALHERELFHEAMLAQRHAVPTLVDAVTAARRPQIRTLLEETQIGGSAEGVIHAFERMIASAVREFPILASITRFDIGGARVCAVDLQDVAPQGDDNADRQTAIMYMLARHALVRHWWMGPDALRSIPEKYRAYHEQRIREIRESPKRICYDEFHRTSKTPAVRSQVVRDVREGRKWGVQIVLASQLLEDFSSDMVDLATGVWICGTAVSERAINATAQCFGLSDTARWVMRYRLTGPRPSGAPVLMLLSTNEGRYEQHLINTLGPIELWALSTSAEDVTLRTRLYEKLGAARARQVLAQNFPGGSARQEIRRRVIMRTESGEVESGASTVVVQELVDELAAQVLGHGAEQT from the coding sequence ATGCTGAATTTTCTGGACGAATTGTTTGCCGCAGGCCTGCTGGCGGTCCGCCAGCCGGTGGAGGCGTTCATCCAGCTTGAAACCGCCGATGACGAGCGCACGCTGGTTACGGCCGACGGTTCGCTGATGACGCTGGTGCGCGTCCATGGCGCAAAACAGATTATCGGCGACAGCGAATATCAATGGATTGTGGATCAGGCGAGCGTAAAGCTCGGCGCACGCTTCGACCGGCCCGGTCATGCGATGCAATTCTATTTCTTGCGCGACCCCGGTGCGGTCTGGCACGAACTCGACCGCAACATGAAGCCAAACCGGCAGGCCGCCAAGGCGGTACAGCTCGATCTCGATGATTTGCTTGGCGAACGCCGCCGTAATCTTGCGCGCTTTCTGGCGCACGAAGATATCTATCTGGCATTATGGACGCGGCCCACCGCGGTGCCTGCCGCGGATATGAAAAAGGCGTTCGAAGAGCGCGGCAAGAAGAAGTGGGTCAAAGCCACGCAGGCCCAGCATCCGCATGCCGCGCTGGAACCGCTCCGGGTGCGCCATAAAAGCTACGTTTCCGCCTCGCTGGCCGCGTTCGAAGATGTCGGGATCAAGGTCGGCGCCATGGAAGTGCACGAAGCGCTGGCCGCGATCCGGACCAGCATCTATCCTCAGCTGCGCAACGACCAGTGGCGCGCGAACCTGCCGGGCGATCCGCTTATGCCGCGCTTGCCGAAAAAATCGCGCGATTTTTCCGATGTGCTGTGGCCGCCGCTGCGCCAGCAATTGTCAACGGGCGACGCCAAGATCATTTCCCCCACCGTTGCCCGGATCGGCGATACGCTTTGGGGCGCGCTGGATCTAACGCTTGCGCCGGCGGAACCTTCGCCCTTCACCCAGTTGCTCGCGCGCCTGATCGATAGCGACACGCCCTTCCGCATGTCCTTCCTGATCGAAGGCGGCGGCATGCAGGGCGAAGGGTTCAAGAAATTCATTTCCTCCGTGCTCGCTTTTTCGAGCGACGTGAACAAATCCATCAAACGTTCGCTCGACGCGCTGCAACATCTTTCGCAGAGCGAACCGATCGTGAAGCTGCGCATTTCCTTTGCAACCTTCGCCCCCGCCGGGGAAGAGCGGCTGATCGAAACGCGGCTCGCTTCGCTGACGCAGGCGGTCGAATCATGGGGCTATTGCCAGGCTTCCAGCGCAGGCGGCGACCCGCTGGAATGCGTGATGTCGTCGGCGCTCGGCGTCGCCTGCGCTTCGACCGCGCCGACCGCGATCGCGCCCTTGCGCGAAGTTGTAAAGCTGCTGCCGTGGCAGCGCGCCTGCTCGCCGTTCGATGAAGGCTCGGTGCTGTTCCGTACCGCCGATGGCCGTACATGGCCCTACCAGATGGGTACGACGCTCACCACCACATGGTTCGATCTGATTTTCGCACAACCCGGCGCCGGTAAATCGGTGCTGATGAACGCGCTCAACCTCGGCACCTGTCTTTCGGCCGGTATCGCGCGCTTGCCCTTCATCGCCGTGCTCGATATCGGGCCATCTTCCTCCGGCCTTATATCGCTGCTGCGCGATGCGCTGCCGCCCGAACGGCGCTATGAAGCGATGCATTTCAAGCTGCGCATGACGCCGGAATATTCGGTCAATCCGTTCGACACCCAGCTCGGCTGCCGCTACCCGATGCCGGATGAGCGTTCCTATCTTGGCGAATTGCTGGTGCTGCTCTGCACGCCGCCGGGGCAGGAACAGCCCTATGACGGCATGACGCAACTTGTCGGCTTTGTGGTCGATGAAATGTACCGTTGGCGCGACGACAGCGGCGCGAATACGGAAGCGCGCCCCTATCTCGCGCGCGTCGAGGCGGATGTGGACGAAGCCATACAGAAACACGATCTGCGCCTGCCGCCCGAACCGTACTGGTGGGAAGTTGTGGATGCGCTGCACGAACGCGAACTGTTCCACGAAGCGATGCTGGCGCAGCGCCACGCCGTGCCGACGCTGGTCGATGCCGTGACGGCGGCGCGCCGCCCGCAAATTCGTACATTGCTCGAAGAAACCCAGATCGGCGGTTCGGCCGAAGGCGTGATCCACGCGTTCGAGCGCATGATCGCTTCGGCGGTGCGCGAATTCCCGATCCTCGCTTCGATCACGCGGTTCGATATCGGCGGCGCCCGGGTGTGCGCGGTCGATTTGCAGGATGTGGCGCCGCAGGGCGACGATAACGCCGACAGGCAGACCGCGATCATGTATATGCTCGCGCGGCATGCGCTGGTGCGGCATTGGTGGATGGGGCCGGATGCGCTGCGCTCGATTCCTGAAAAATACCGTGCCTATCACGAGCAGCGCATCCGCGAGATCCGGGAAAGCCCGAAGCGTATTTGCTACGACGAATTCCACCGCACCAGCAAGACACCCGCCGTGCGCTCGCAGGTCGTGCGCGACGTGCGCGAAGGCCGTAAATGGGGCGTGCAGATCGTGCTCGCATCCCAATTGCTTGAGGATTTTTCCAGCGACATGGTCGATCTTGCGACCGGCGTATGGATCTGCGGTACGGCCGTGAGCGAACGCGCGATCAACGCGACCGCGCAATGTTTCGGCCTTTCCGATACCGCGCGCTGGGTGATGCGTTACCGGCTGACCGGTCCGCGGCCTTCGGGCGCCCCGGTGCTGATGCTGCTCAGCACCAACGAGGGACGTTATGAACAGCATCTGATCAACACGCTGGGCCCCATTGAGCTGTGGGCGCTTTCGACATCGGCCGAAGACGTGACGCTGCGTACGCGCCTTTACGAAAAACTCGGTGCCGCCCGCGCCAGGCAGGTGCTGGCGCAGAACTTCCCCGGCGGCAGCGCGCGGCAGGAAATCCGCCGTCGCGTGATCATGCGCACCGAAAGCGGCGAGGTCGAAAGCGGTGCTTCGACCGTTGTTGTGCAGGAGCTGGTCGATGAGCTGGCGGCTCAGGTGCTGGGCCATGGGGCCGAGCAAACATGA
- a CDS encoding TraM recognition domain-containing protein, producing MDGVVCSPVLARQRKSSMVTPVQDMQMKEAYWYRDISPLSSRFLLFMSKMEHCGLIMIGLALSLALSPEFSTLADFVLLFGLLYYRWVLKSPFKLPFKLPAYAGRKIRDPNNPVPGTGAPGKAEGILFIGNENPTGKEAWVTNSDARTHFLYIGTTGAGKTEGLKSLVTNSLTWGSGYVYVDGKADTDLWADLYSVARRFGRDDDVLILNYMTGNSDDGAVSNSMNPFSNGSASYLSNMIVSLMPDAGGDNAMWKERAVALMFALMPALTWKRDKQGLLLDVGVVRDHLELGPIIRLSRDPNMPERVVRGLQGYLNTLPGFVDEAFDDEGHERPPSPDQPMYDLQVARQQHGYLSMQYTRALQSLADEYGYIFKAQLADIDVLDVVLNRRILIALIPALEKSGDEAANLGKIIAACLKGMMGMTLGNTVEGTWEAAIGAKQAKSMASFMTVFDEVGYYTAPGMAVMAAQARSLGFSMVFAAQDIPAMEKRVKQEARSILGNCNIKMFGKIEDPLDTKKFYMDQVGDEYMAVASNFSVPTGSIGSLFSDTAFVDTKQTGKFELRPRTTFDKARKLREGEVFIFYYEFFSKLRLLHIKPPKVRALRVHKFLPVPGTTSSTGARERAMHDLTASLKDPDWKAEDASQPAKVTPELTALAVNYETAKSAGKTPVEAGAIAVASLAELAAGIGGDDAETPVARETAGDGTGAPPARPAPQEAKPEPESAPAAPQQTAPVQARQAAPEQEFREVPPLRAGDESAVPVGAGAVPGAAPPLRQGDEGVVPGGGHQETPGVGGPPRKMGGGAGDFSVVTKSGDVQISEKDLVLPSDVADVVRKSANALSRGLFGANKGAGGAAGTDDAE from the coding sequence ATGGATGGGGTTGTTTGCAGCCCCGTTTTGGCAAGACAGCGGAAGAGCAGCATGGTTACGCCAGTCCAAGACATGCAAATGAAGGAAGCCTATTGGTACCGGGATATAAGCCCGTTATCATCGCGCTTCTTGCTGTTCATGAGCAAGATGGAGCATTGCGGGCTGATCATGATCGGCCTCGCGCTCTCCCTCGCTCTTTCGCCCGAATTCTCGACGCTTGCGGATTTCGTCCTGCTCTTCGGGTTGCTGTATTACCGCTGGGTGCTGAAAAGCCCGTTCAAACTTCCCTTTAAATTGCCGGCCTATGCGGGCCGCAAGATCCGCGATCCCAACAACCCTGTGCCGGGCACCGGCGCTCCGGGCAAGGCCGAAGGCATCCTTTTCATCGGCAACGAAAACCCCACCGGCAAGGAAGCCTGGGTAACCAATAGCGATGCGCGCACGCACTTCCTGTATATCGGCACCACCGGCGCCGGTAAGACGGAAGGGCTTAAATCGCTTGTCACCAATTCGCTGACTTGGGGTTCGGGCTACGTTTACGTTGACGGCAAGGCGGACACCGATTTGTGGGCCGATTTGTATTCCGTCGCCCGCCGTTTCGGCCGCGATGACGACGTGCTGATTTTGAATTACATGACCGGCAACTCGGACGACGGCGCGGTTTCCAATTCGATGAACCCGTTTTCGAACGGTTCGGCTTCCTATCTCAGCAACATGATCGTCAGCCTGATGCCGGATGCGGGCGGCGATAACGCGATGTGGAAAGAGCGCGCGGTGGCGCTGATGTTCGCGCTGATGCCCGCGCTGACATGGAAGCGCGACAAGCAGGGTCTTTTGCTCGATGTCGGCGTGGTGCGCGATCATCTCGAGCTCGGGCCCATCATCCGCCTTTCGCGCGATCCCAACATGCCCGAACGCGTGGTGCGCGGCTTGCAGGGCTATTTGAATACGCTGCCGGGCTTCGTTGACGAAGCGTTCGATGACGAAGGCCATGAGCGCCCGCCTTCGCCCGACCAGCCGATGTACGATTTGCAGGTCGCGCGCCAGCAACACGGCTATCTTTCGATGCAATATACCCGCGCGCTGCAATCGCTGGCCGACGAATACGGCTATATCTTCAAGGCGCAGCTGGCGGATATCGACGTGCTCGATGTCGTGCTCAACCGCCGCATCCTGATCGCGCTGATCCCGGCTTTGGAAAAATCGGGCGATGAAGCCGCCAACCTCGGTAAAATCATCGCCGCCTGCCTGAAGGGTATGATGGGCATGACGCTCGGCAACACGGTCGAAGGCACGTGGGAAGCTGCGATCGGCGCCAAGCAGGCGAAATCGATGGCATCTTTCATGACGGTGTTCGACGAAGTTGGCTACTATACCGCGCCCGGCATGGCGGTGATGGCGGCGCAGGCGCGTTCATTGGGGTTCTCGATGGTGTTCGCGGCGCAGGATATTCCGGCCATGGAAAAACGCGTGAAGCAGGAAGCGCGCTCGATCCTCGGCAACTGTAACATCAAGATGTTCGGCAAGATCGAAGACCCGCTCGATACCAAGAAATTCTATATGGACCAGGTGGGCGACGAATACATGGCGGTCGCTTCGAACTTCAGCGTGCCGACCGGCAGCATCGGCAGCCTGTTTTCCGATACCGCCTTCGTCGATACCAAACAGACGGGCAAGTTCGAGCTTCGGCCCCGCACCACTTTCGATAAGGCGCGCAAATTGCGCGAAGGCGAAGTGTTTATCTTCTATTACGAATTTTTCTCGAAGCTGCGGTTGCTGCACATCAAGCCGCCAAAGGTAAGAGCGTTGCGCGTGCACAAATTCCTTCCGGTTCCCGGCACCACGTCATCAACTGGCGCGCGCGAACGCGCGATGCATGATCTGACCGCAAGCCTGAAAGATCCGGACTGGAAGGCGGAAGATGCCTCGCAGCCCGCCAAGGTCACGCCGGAGCTGACCGCGCTTGCGGTCAATTACGAAACCGCGAAAAGCGCGGGCAAAACGCCGGTCGAGGCCGGCGCGATTGCGGTCGCATCGCTGGCCGAACTTGCGGCCGGTATCGGCGGCGATGATGCGGAAACGCCCGTCGCCCGCGAAACCGCCGGTGACGGCACGGGTGCGCCGCCCGCCCGCCCGGCGCCGCAAGAAGCGAAGCCGGAACCCGAAAGCGCGCCCGCGGCTCCGCAACAAACGGCCCCGGTGCAGGCCCGCCAAGCTGCGCCAGAACAGGAATTCCGCGAAGTGCCGCCGCTGCGCGCGGGCGACGAAAGCGCTGTGCCGGTTGGTGCGGGCGCCGTGCCGGGTGCCGCGCCGCCATTGCGGCAAGGCGATGAAGGCGTGGTGCCAGGCGGCGGGCATCAGGAAACCCCCGGCGTCGGCGGCCCGCCGCGCAAAATGGGCGGCGGCGCGGGCGATTTCAGCGTCGTGACCAAAAGCGGCGATGTGCAGATAAGCGAAAAGGATCTTGTTTTGCCGAGCGATGTTGCCGATGTCGTGCGCAAGAGCGCGAACGCGCTCAGCCGCGGCCTGTTCGGTGCGAATAAGGGCGCGGGCGGTGCGGCGGGCACCGACGACGCGGAATAG
- a CDS encoding type IV secretion protein DotN gives MTFSITLGVKRKLDAGQPSPVRKKSPPPRVNAEAILRRDDYTCQYCGFRSSRFQRVIPRDWAAADTSASNLVTACTFCEQCFALETVTAMGSGSLLWLPEISQADLNHIARAIYVAKAEDSGLATAADSALEALKARRSDIKRRIGGDDPMILATVLLENLEDDEYRKRGEKLDGVRLLPLDKRVVAGRTGDINQFPAMLNYWRSADGPFGQIPSDSWQEMLHATTETIGKA, from the coding sequence ATGACCTTCTCCATCACGCTCGGCGTCAAGCGCAAGCTTGACGCCGGGCAGCCTTCCCCCGTTCGCAAAAAATCTCCGCCGCCTCGCGTCAATGCCGAGGCGATTTTGCGTCGTGATGACTATACCTGCCAATATTGCGGCTTCCGTTCCAGCCGCTTTCAGCGCGTAATCCCGCGCGACTGGGCGGCGGCCGATACCAGTGCGAGCAACCTGGTGACGGCCTGCACATTCTGCGAACAATGTTTCGCACTCGAAACGGTCACTGCGATGGGCTCCGGCTCTCTGCTTTGGCTGCCTGAAATTTCTCAGGCCGATCTCAATCACATCGCGCGCGCCATCTATGTCGCCAAGGCCGAGGATAGCGGCCTGGCGACGGCCGCCGACAGCGCGCTTGAAGCCCTGAAGGCCCGCCGCAGCGATATCAAGCGCCGCATCGGCGGCGACGACCCCATGATTCTCGCCACCGTGCTTTTGGAAAACCTTGAAGACGACGAATACCGCAAGCGCGGCGAAAAGCTTGATGGCGTGCGGCTTTTGCCGCTCGATAAGCGCGTCGTGGCCGGGCGGACCGGCGATATCAACCAGTTTCCCGCCATGCTGAACTATTGGCGCAGCGCGGACGGCCCCTTCGGCCAGATCCCCAGCGACAGCTGGCAGGAAATGCTGCACGCCACCACCGAAACGATCGGCAAGGCCTAG